The Corylus avellana chromosome ca8, CavTom2PMs-1.0 genome has a segment encoding these proteins:
- the LOC132190123 gene encoding growth-regulating factor 6-like gives MDFGVGSLDGLMGSDTSFSSLASDPETKQKWYGAGFLKQERSAATFEDDWRSSKLAKTDDFSASKAMLLQQRNALLRSNCTLFSDVHQHQQMLSFSSPKSEPLLLEKSSQNASLPYFQHALSAYARNTGYNSSGSLNGASMHGVLAGARGPFTPSQWMELEHQALIYKYINANMPVPSNLLIPIRKALDYAGFSSFPGSLLRPNTLGWGSFHLGFSNNDPEPGRCRRTDGKKWRCSRDAVADQKYCERHMNRGRHRSRKPVEGQTGHAITGTTTTTASTNASTSSKLMPSIASSPSGSVVVAPGGGRSSATNSLAAAHQQLKNFQPGASNPSAATTISRMLMNKENGSETMQDTPSLSMLCPSIDHKPKENSFMIQKQQNSYEEASRNVFGLVTSDSLLNPSHQTSSLLNCSSQELSDRGTESQRSLRHFIDDWPKTQSDRSTVSWPELDVQSDRTQLSISIPMASSDFISSTSSPTNEKLTLSPLRLTILDEPNQKQANWIPISWETSMGGPLGEVLHHSNNSVGDCKNSSALNLMTGGSSWDSSPPIGSSPTGVLQRTTFGSLSNSSAGSSPRADNHRTLEGASQCNDLLGSNLVNSSSLPAL, from the exons ATGGATTTTGGGGTGGGGAGCTTGGATGGGTTAATGGGTTCGGACACTAGTTTTTCTTCCCTTGCTTCAGATCCTGAGACAAAGCAGAAGTGGTACGGAGCTGGGTTTCTCAAGCAGGAGAGATCTGCAGCCACCTTTGAAGATGACTGGAGGAGCTCAAAGCTGGCCAAGACTGATGATTTCTCTGCCTCCAAAGCCATGCTGCTTCAACAAAGAAATGCTTTACTGAGATCTAATTGCACTCTCTTCTCTGATGTTCACCAACACCAGCAAATGCTCAGCTTCTCTTCCCCCAAATCAGAACCTCTTTTACTGGAAAAGTCTTCTCAGAATGCGTCATTACCTTACTTTCAACACGCATTATCTGCTTATGCTAGAAATACAG gCTACAATAGCTCTGGGAGCTTGAATGGTGCAAGCATGCATGGTGTACTAGCAGGAGCAAGAGGGCCATTCACTCCATCTCAATGGATGGAGCTAGAACACCAGGCCTTGATCTACAAATACATCAATGCAAATATGCCTGTACCATCTAACCTGCTCATCCCCATCAGAAAAGCCCTTGATTATGCTGGGTTCTCTAGCTTTCCAGGGAGCCTCCTGAGACCCAATACCT TGGGATGGGGTTCTTTCCATCTGGGATTCTCCAACAACGATCCTGAGCCCGGAAGGTGTCGTAGGACAGATGGGAAGAAATGGCGGTGCTCGAGAGATGCGGTTGCCGATCAGAAATATTGCGAGCGACACATGAACAGGGGCCGCCATCGTTCAAGAAAGCCTGTGGAAGGCCAAACCGGCCATGCCATTACTGggaccaccaccaccaccgccagCACCAACGCAAGCACCAGCTCAAAGCTGATGCCTAGTATTGCTTCATCCCCATCAGGGTCGGTGGTTGTGGCACCCGGTGGTGGCAGAAGCTCTGCTACCAACAGCCTCGCCGCTGCGCACCAACAACTCAAGAATTTTCAGCCTGGTGCATCTAATCCTTCTGCAGCCACCACCATTAGCAG GATGCTTATGAACAAGGAGAATGGGAGTGAGACAATGCAAGACACACCCAGCCTCTCAATGCTATGCCCCTCAATTGACcataaacctaaagaaaactcCTTCATGATTCAGAAACAGCAAAACTCATATGAAGAAGCCTCTAGAAATGTGTTTGGGCTAGTCACTTCTGATTCCCTCCTCAACCCTTCACACCAAACCTCTAGTTTACTCAACTGTTCTTCACAAGAGCTCAGCGATAGAGGAACCGAATCGCAACGATCTCTTCGTCATTTCATCGACGACTGGCCTAAAACCCAATCTGATCGCTCGACGGTTTCCTGGCCAGAGCTTGACGTGCAATCGGACAGAACCCAGTTATCAATTTCAATCCCCATGGCTTCCTCAGACTTCATCTCATCCACTTCCTCTCCCACCAATGAGAAACTCACTCTCTCACCCCTCAGACTTACTATCCTTGATGAGCCAAACCAAAAGCAAGCAAATTGGATTCCTATCTCTTGGGAAACATCCATGGGAGGTCCTTTAGGAGAGGTTTTGCATCATAGTAATAATAGTGTAGGTGATTGCAAGAATTCGTCGGCACTTAATCTTATGACTGGGGGCAGCAGCTGGGACAGTAGTCCTCCAATAGGGTCATCTCCAACTGGCGTCCTACAAAGGACCACTTTTGGGTCCCTTTCAAACAGCAGTGCAGGGAGCAGCCCTAGAGCCGACAACCACAGGACGCTTGAAGGGGCTAGCCAGTGTAATGACCTCCTTGGCTCAAATCTTGTGAATTCTTCGTCCTTGCCTGCCTTGTAG